The proteins below are encoded in one region of Synchiropus splendidus isolate RoL2022-P1 chromosome 13, RoL_Sspl_1.0, whole genome shotgun sequence:
- the sall2 gene encoding sal-like protein 1 isoform X3, with protein sequence MASPKLGLSATTSSPSSSSASLCPPPHPGSPSRVPEGPPSPVTPTPSPELSSSSAAPTRSQLSIALILEELRVLQQRQIHQMQITEEICRQVLRLGGASYSIDPPSQHLFPVLPQLCLEDNKREGSPTLQTSDFLPPTSVAPLLACFPSLISSQESVKPSKTNSSLSQILQPHKVQPESSGGTAQSQGFANPQLSASSNSASASSSNPLSLTLASPNRYLHEKSPNTSSLGGYSGHSFRNTPHSASQNPLQSASGGDFFATSASSGPGRLQHGCRFCGKMFSSDSALQIHLRSHTGERPYQCPVCLSRFTTRGNLKVHFLRHREQNPELSMSLLPPSLFGMGLGAIGGSDMGQSMSNGGSSNGLNMIQKKRKIGPEEELFGDQLEVSGSSTGFSSRTSGVTTPSSLPLPPSVDLALISHSLLQLNRAAAVAAAASIASGSSSSASSAGTSSLTTSLLSNPSLSSSSTIAGLIKGAKQNHFDENTPPPVSILSPAAYSQLAQLPKLLFPSGSSSTTTAAHSALFNHPALGMLRAPQSTSASTHQLTPSSAFPFTSFTKAAGMTSVSCSQPSSTPTSTPTSETFKLQRLVEKLEKAPPHTVPQWASSNSSSILDVLCGGSSTSSAALANTCFTNTSTSATYVMASSPSSNLVTSSVSNLTQEMIAALGLASNIPAAMLGGMPQSARNATPAGNLTGNQCGVCLRVLSCPRALRLHQATHLGERPFPCKICGRSFSTKGSLRSHLATHHTRPANARAQNSCPLCQRKFTNALVLQHHIRMHLGGQLPPDGTDDSTQDISGDLTDNSVSHSQVTEEASGKTPPQDEPSLENASQAQPPETNSATLQESLKSDCAQNSDKSRSSSPDIVPPADLSPDPFMNLSMQTPPPASEEPPVLCVSAPLADEAISKDTQSEKLSTSEDILAADCKEIPSCDTFLSPSSSKDHLQSTPPTSASYVSSGSSKPNHHNDEASETPALPNLTSVESTEHDKDSVCGPSDPKQKEESGSLETQKRSSAVETEESPEKKPSAARSANVRETRQSFHFAAYGRDDQAEGVKISGSVPSQVLDESAPISLAPTLPSPMSRPEKKTYCCAECGKEYASRSGLKGHMKHHSASVKTSRPAVRSSRSTSDQRPSSLNSSSLPATRSSTGFWNQYQAFLNAGAESTDDLKSGSQADDKSMARSLDADLSAQVGDDSLAQS encoded by the exons ATGGCTTCTCCCAAATTAGGATTGTCAGCTACCACCTCATCCCCGTCGTCTTCCTCTGCCTCCCTATGCCCCCCACCACATCCGGGAAGTCCCAGTCGCGTGCCGGAAGGTCCTCCTAGTCCTGTAACGCCTACCCCTAGTCCAGAATTGTCTTCATCTTCCGCTGCTCCTACTAGATCGCAGCTGAGTATAGCTTTGATCCTGGAGGAGTTGCGAGTACTGCAACAAAGGCAAATCCATCAGATGCAGATAACGGAAGAGATTTGTAGGCAAGTGCTGCGTCTGGGTGGAGCCTCCTACTCCATTGACCCACCGTCCCAACATCTTTTTCCCGTCTTGCCACAGCTCTGTTTAGAAGATAATAAAAGGGAAGGGAGCCCAACCCTGCAGACCTCTGACTTCCTTCCACCTACCTCAGTAGCCCCTCTTCTGGCATGCTTTCCCTCGTTGATTTCCTCTCAAGAATCCGTCAAACCTTCAAAGACAAATAGCTCATTGTCACAAATACTGCAGCCACACAAAGTGCAGCCGGAATCATCAGGAGGGACAGCGCAGTCCCAGGGCTTTGCCAATCCTCAGTTATCAGCATCTTCCAATTCGGCATCAGCTTCCTCTTCAAACCCTCTCTCCCTTACTTTGGCCTCTCCTAACCGATATCTCCATGAAAAATCGCCCAACACCTCTTCACTGGGGGGCTACAGTGGCCACTCCTTCAGAAACACACCCCACTCAGCCTCCCAAAATCCCCTTCAGTCCGCCTCTGGAGGAGACTTCTTTGCTACATCTGCGTCCAGCGGACCAGGCCGCCTTCAGCATGGCTGTCGCTTCTGTGGGAAAATGTTCAGCAGCGACTCTGCTTTGCAAATACATTTACGGTCACACACTGGAGAGCGGCCGTACCAGTGTCCAGTGTGCTTGAGCCGTTTTACCACCCGGGGAAATCTAAAGGTACATTTTTTGCGGCATCGTGAACAAAACCCGGAGCTCTCCATGTCACTCTTgcctccatctttgtttggCATGGGACTGGGAGCGATTGGTGGATCGGACATGGGGCAAAGCATGTCCAACGGCGGCAGCTCAAATGGACTGAACATGattcagaagaaaagaaaaataggtCCTGAGGAAGAACTGTTTGGTGATCAGCTGGAAGTCAGTGGGTCCAGTACTGGATTCTCTTCAAGGACATCTGGAGTGACGACACCCTCTTCGCTGCCACTTCCTCCCAGTGTAGATCTGGCTTTGATTTCCCATTCTCTGTTACAGCTCAACAGAGCTGCAGCAGTGGCCGCTGCGGCTTCTATTGCATCTGGCTCCTCAAGCTCCGCCTCCTCAGCTGGTACATCGTCCTTGACCACCTCTCTCCTATCAAACCCCTCCCTGTCTTCATCTTCCACCATCGCGGGGTTAATCAAAGGTGCCAAACAGAATCATTTCGATGAAAACACCCCTCCTCCTGTCTCAATACTCTCCCCAGCGGCGTACTCACAGCTTGCTCAATTACCCAAACTTCTTTTCCCCTCGGGGTCTTCTTCTACAACTACGGCGGCACATTCTGCCCTTTTCAATCATCCAGCTTTGGGAATGCTACGCGCCCCACAATCCACGTCCGCCAGCACCCACCAACTGACCCCCTCCAGTGCTTTCCCTTTCACTTCCTTCACCAAGGCGGCGGGTATGACCTCTGTGTCATGCTCCCAACCCTCATCCACACCCACCTCTACCCCTACCTCCGAAACATTTAAGTTACAGAGGCTGGTGGAAAAGTTAGAGAAAGCCCCTCCCCACACCGTGCCCCAATGGGCATCCTCGAATTCCTCCTCTATTCTTGATGTGTTATGTGGTGGTTCCTCAACCTCATCGGCAGCTTTGGCCAACACATGCTTCACAAACACTAGTACATCTGCCACATATGTCATGGCATCTTCACCATCTTCAAATTTGGTCACCTCATCCGTCTCAAACCTCACACAGGAGATGATAGCAGCCCTTGGCTTGGCTTCTAACATACCTGCTGCCATGTTAGGTGGAATGCCACAGTCTGCCCGTAATGCCACCCCAGCTGGAAATTTAACAGGAAATCAGTGTGGGGTCTGTCTCCGAGTCCTGAGCTGTCCCAGAGCCCTGCGCCTGCACCAAGCCACGCACCTTGGAGAACGCCCTTTCCCTTGCAAGATTTGTGGACGATCCTTCTCAACGAAAGGCAGTCTTCGTTCGCATTTGGCCACCCATCACACCCGACCAGCCAATGCCCGTGCTCAGAACTCTTGCCCGCTATGTCAGCGGAAATTCACCAACGCACTGGTACTTCAGCACCACATCCGCATGCATCTGGGAGGGCAGCTACCCCCGGATGGCACAGATGACTCCACTCAAGATATTTCAGGCGACCTGACTGACAATTCAGTGTCCCATTCACAAGTCACCGAGGAGGCCTCTGGTAAGACACCTCCACAAGATGAGCCTTCTCTTGAAAACGCTTCACAAGCTCAACCTCCAGAAACCAATTCAGCTACTCTTCAAGAAAGTTTAAAATCAGATTGCGCGCAGAATTCTGACAAAAGCAGGTCCTCAAGTCCGGACATCGTTCCCCCTGCTGATCTAAGCCCTGACCCGTTCATGAATCTCTCCATGCAAACTCCTCCTCCAGCCAGTGAAGAGCCTCCTGTCCTTTGCGTCAGTGCCCCACTAGCAGATGAGGCGATCAGCAAAGATACACAAAGTGAAAAGCTGAGCACATCTGAAGACATCCTGGCTGCAGACTGTAAAGAAATACCTTCCTGTGATACATTTCTCAGCCCTTCTTCAAGCAAAGATCATTTACAAAGCACACCGCCCACCAGTGCTTCTTATGTCTCCTCCGGTTCCTCCAAGCCAAACCACCACAACGATGAGGCATCTGAAACACCAGCCTTACCAAACCTTACATCAGTCGAGTCAACGGAACATGACAAGGATTCTGTTTGTGGGCCAAGTGACCCAAAACAAAAGGAAGAATCTGGATCTCTTGAAACTCAAAAACGTTCCTCAGCTGTGGAGACAGAAGAAAGTCccgaaaaaaaaccctcagcaGCTAGATCCGCAAACGTGAGGGAGACGCGCCAGAGCTTTCACTTCGCTGCATATGGGAGAGACGACCAAGCAGAAGGGGTAAAGATTAGTGGATCTGTTCCAAGTCAAGTGCTGGATGAGTCTGCTCCCATCAGTCTAGCCCCAACGCTCCCATCTCCAATGTCACGTCCTGAGAAGAAGACTTACTGCTGTGCTGAATGTGGGAAAGAGTATGCCAGCCGCAGCGGACTCAAG GGCCATATGAAGCATCACAGTGCCTCTGTGAAAACCTCCCGCCCAGCTGTCCGCAGCAGTCGTTCCACGTCTGACCAGCGTCCTTCTTCTTTAAACTCCTCAAGCCTCCCAGCCACCAGAAGTTCGACAGGATTCTGGAACCAATACCAAGCTTTCCTCAACGCCGGCGCTGAGTCCACAGATGACTTGAAGTCTGGCAGCCAAGCAGACGACAAGTCAATGGCAAGATCCCTGGACGCCGATCTGTCGGCGCAAGTTGGGGACGACTCCCTGGCGCAGTCTTAA
- the sall2 gene encoding sal-like protein 1 isoform X1: MSRRKQKRPQPFMSLTLEACRILENDVKFALKPLSYRPIQESALRSDQISLPTCSSSTGQQTCSIEETPLSYSLYQTYHHCLKGQRTSLFIEQKTSPPPSHSQYLSSQILSPLSTSSVLEHPPQRARMASPKLGLSATTSSPSSSSASLCPPPHPGSPSRVPEGPPSPVTPTPSPELSSSSAAPTRSQLSIALILEELRVLQQRQIHQMQITEEICRQVLRLGGASYSIDPPSQHLFPVLPQLCLEDNKREGSPTLQTSDFLPPTSVAPLLACFPSLISSQESVKPSKTNSSLSQILQPHKVQPESSGGTAQSQGFANPQLSASSNSASASSSNPLSLTLASPNRYLHEKSPNTSSLGGYSGHSFRNTPHSASQNPLQSASGGDFFATSASSGPGRLQHGCRFCGKMFSSDSALQIHLRSHTGERPYQCPVCLSRFTTRGNLKVHFLRHREQNPELSMSLLPPSLFGMGLGAIGGSDMGQSMSNGGSSNGLNMIQKKRKIGPEEELFGDQLEVSGSSTGFSSRTSGVTTPSSLPLPPSVDLALISHSLLQLNRAAAVAAAASIASGSSSSASSAGTSSLTTSLLSNPSLSSSSTIAGLIKGAKQNHFDENTPPPVSILSPAAYSQLAQLPKLLFPSGSSSTTTAAHSALFNHPALGMLRAPQSTSASTHQLTPSSAFPFTSFTKAAGMTSVSCSQPSSTPTSTPTSETFKLQRLVEKLEKAPPHTVPQWASSNSSSILDVLCGGSSTSSAALANTCFTNTSTSATYVMASSPSSNLVTSSVSNLTQEMIAALGLASNIPAAMLGGMPQSARNATPAGNLTGNQCGVCLRVLSCPRALRLHQATHLGERPFPCKICGRSFSTKGSLRSHLATHHTRPANARAQNSCPLCQRKFTNALVLQHHIRMHLGGQLPPDGTDDSTQDISGDLTDNSVSHSQVTEEASGKTPPQDEPSLENASQAQPPETNSATLQESLKSDCAQNSDKSRSSSPDIVPPADLSPDPFMNLSMQTPPPASEEPPVLCVSAPLADEAISKDTQSEKLSTSEDILAADCKEIPSCDTFLSPSSSKDHLQSTPPTSASYVSSGSSKPNHHNDEASETPALPNLTSVESTEHDKDSVCGPSDPKQKEESGSLETQKRSSAVETEESPEKKPSAARSANVRETRQSFHFAAYGRDDQAEGVKISGSVPSQVLDESAPISLAPTLPSPMSRPEKKTYCCAECGKEYASRSGLKGHMKHHSASVKTSRPAVRSSRSTSDQRPSSLNSSSLPATRSSTGFWNQYQAFLNAGAESTDDLKSGSQADDKSMARSLDADLSAQVGDDSLAQS; this comes from the exons ATGTCACGTCGGAAACAGAAACGACCACAGCCGTTTATGAGCTTGACCCTTGAGGCATGTCGGATACTTGAGAACG ATGTCAAGTTTGCATTGAAGCCACTCTCCTATCGACCAATCCAGGAGTCTGCCTTAAGATCGGACCAGATTTCCCTGCCTACCTGCTCTTCTTCGACGGGCCAACAGACCTGCAGTATTGAGGAAACACCACTGTCCTACTCTCTGTACCAGACATATCACCACTGCCTGAAAGGCCAACGCACGTCCCTCTTCATCGAGCAGAAAACTTCCCCGCCTCCCTCTCATTCTCAATATCTATCTTCTCAAATATTGTCTCCACTGTCGACCTCAAGTGTCCTTGAACACCCACCTCAGAGAGCACGCATGGCTTCTCCCAAATTAGGATTGTCAGCTACCACCTCATCCCCGTCGTCTTCCTCTGCCTCCCTATGCCCCCCACCACATCCGGGAAGTCCCAGTCGCGTGCCGGAAGGTCCTCCTAGTCCTGTAACGCCTACCCCTAGTCCAGAATTGTCTTCATCTTCCGCTGCTCCTACTAGATCGCAGCTGAGTATAGCTTTGATCCTGGAGGAGTTGCGAGTACTGCAACAAAGGCAAATCCATCAGATGCAGATAACGGAAGAGATTTGTAGGCAAGTGCTGCGTCTGGGTGGAGCCTCCTACTCCATTGACCCACCGTCCCAACATCTTTTTCCCGTCTTGCCACAGCTCTGTTTAGAAGATAATAAAAGGGAAGGGAGCCCAACCCTGCAGACCTCTGACTTCCTTCCACCTACCTCAGTAGCCCCTCTTCTGGCATGCTTTCCCTCGTTGATTTCCTCTCAAGAATCCGTCAAACCTTCAAAGACAAATAGCTCATTGTCACAAATACTGCAGCCACACAAAGTGCAGCCGGAATCATCAGGAGGGACAGCGCAGTCCCAGGGCTTTGCCAATCCTCAGTTATCAGCATCTTCCAATTCGGCATCAGCTTCCTCTTCAAACCCTCTCTCCCTTACTTTGGCCTCTCCTAACCGATATCTCCATGAAAAATCGCCCAACACCTCTTCACTGGGGGGCTACAGTGGCCACTCCTTCAGAAACACACCCCACTCAGCCTCCCAAAATCCCCTTCAGTCCGCCTCTGGAGGAGACTTCTTTGCTACATCTGCGTCCAGCGGACCAGGCCGCCTTCAGCATGGCTGTCGCTTCTGTGGGAAAATGTTCAGCAGCGACTCTGCTTTGCAAATACATTTACGGTCACACACTGGAGAGCGGCCGTACCAGTGTCCAGTGTGCTTGAGCCGTTTTACCACCCGGGGAAATCTAAAGGTACATTTTTTGCGGCATCGTGAACAAAACCCGGAGCTCTCCATGTCACTCTTgcctccatctttgtttggCATGGGACTGGGAGCGATTGGTGGATCGGACATGGGGCAAAGCATGTCCAACGGCGGCAGCTCAAATGGACTGAACATGattcagaagaaaagaaaaataggtCCTGAGGAAGAACTGTTTGGTGATCAGCTGGAAGTCAGTGGGTCCAGTACTGGATTCTCTTCAAGGACATCTGGAGTGACGACACCCTCTTCGCTGCCACTTCCTCCCAGTGTAGATCTGGCTTTGATTTCCCATTCTCTGTTACAGCTCAACAGAGCTGCAGCAGTGGCCGCTGCGGCTTCTATTGCATCTGGCTCCTCAAGCTCCGCCTCCTCAGCTGGTACATCGTCCTTGACCACCTCTCTCCTATCAAACCCCTCCCTGTCTTCATCTTCCACCATCGCGGGGTTAATCAAAGGTGCCAAACAGAATCATTTCGATGAAAACACCCCTCCTCCTGTCTCAATACTCTCCCCAGCGGCGTACTCACAGCTTGCTCAATTACCCAAACTTCTTTTCCCCTCGGGGTCTTCTTCTACAACTACGGCGGCACATTCTGCCCTTTTCAATCATCCAGCTTTGGGAATGCTACGCGCCCCACAATCCACGTCCGCCAGCACCCACCAACTGACCCCCTCCAGTGCTTTCCCTTTCACTTCCTTCACCAAGGCGGCGGGTATGACCTCTGTGTCATGCTCCCAACCCTCATCCACACCCACCTCTACCCCTACCTCCGAAACATTTAAGTTACAGAGGCTGGTGGAAAAGTTAGAGAAAGCCCCTCCCCACACCGTGCCCCAATGGGCATCCTCGAATTCCTCCTCTATTCTTGATGTGTTATGTGGTGGTTCCTCAACCTCATCGGCAGCTTTGGCCAACACATGCTTCACAAACACTAGTACATCTGCCACATATGTCATGGCATCTTCACCATCTTCAAATTTGGTCACCTCATCCGTCTCAAACCTCACACAGGAGATGATAGCAGCCCTTGGCTTGGCTTCTAACATACCTGCTGCCATGTTAGGTGGAATGCCACAGTCTGCCCGTAATGCCACCCCAGCTGGAAATTTAACAGGAAATCAGTGTGGGGTCTGTCTCCGAGTCCTGAGCTGTCCCAGAGCCCTGCGCCTGCACCAAGCCACGCACCTTGGAGAACGCCCTTTCCCTTGCAAGATTTGTGGACGATCCTTCTCAACGAAAGGCAGTCTTCGTTCGCATTTGGCCACCCATCACACCCGACCAGCCAATGCCCGTGCTCAGAACTCTTGCCCGCTATGTCAGCGGAAATTCACCAACGCACTGGTACTTCAGCACCACATCCGCATGCATCTGGGAGGGCAGCTACCCCCGGATGGCACAGATGACTCCACTCAAGATATTTCAGGCGACCTGACTGACAATTCAGTGTCCCATTCACAAGTCACCGAGGAGGCCTCTGGTAAGACACCTCCACAAGATGAGCCTTCTCTTGAAAACGCTTCACAAGCTCAACCTCCAGAAACCAATTCAGCTACTCTTCAAGAAAGTTTAAAATCAGATTGCGCGCAGAATTCTGACAAAAGCAGGTCCTCAAGTCCGGACATCGTTCCCCCTGCTGATCTAAGCCCTGACCCGTTCATGAATCTCTCCATGCAAACTCCTCCTCCAGCCAGTGAAGAGCCTCCTGTCCTTTGCGTCAGTGCCCCACTAGCAGATGAGGCGATCAGCAAAGATACACAAAGTGAAAAGCTGAGCACATCTGAAGACATCCTGGCTGCAGACTGTAAAGAAATACCTTCCTGTGATACATTTCTCAGCCCTTCTTCAAGCAAAGATCATTTACAAAGCACACCGCCCACCAGTGCTTCTTATGTCTCCTCCGGTTCCTCCAAGCCAAACCACCACAACGATGAGGCATCTGAAACACCAGCCTTACCAAACCTTACATCAGTCGAGTCAACGGAACATGACAAGGATTCTGTTTGTGGGCCAAGTGACCCAAAACAAAAGGAAGAATCTGGATCTCTTGAAACTCAAAAACGTTCCTCAGCTGTGGAGACAGAAGAAAGTCccgaaaaaaaaccctcagcaGCTAGATCCGCAAACGTGAGGGAGACGCGCCAGAGCTTTCACTTCGCTGCATATGGGAGAGACGACCAAGCAGAAGGGGTAAAGATTAGTGGATCTGTTCCAAGTCAAGTGCTGGATGAGTCTGCTCCCATCAGTCTAGCCCCAACGCTCCCATCTCCAATGTCACGTCCTGAGAAGAAGACTTACTGCTGTGCTGAATGTGGGAAAGAGTATGCCAGCCGCAGCGGACTCAAG GGCCATATGAAGCATCACAGTGCCTCTGTGAAAACCTCCCGCCCAGCTGTCCGCAGCAGTCGTTCCACGTCTGACCAGCGTCCTTCTTCTTTAAACTCCTCAAGCCTCCCAGCCACCAGAAGTTCGACAGGATTCTGGAACCAATACCAAGCTTTCCTCAACGCCGGCGCTGAGTCCACAGATGACTTGAAGTCTGGCAGCCAAGCAGACGACAAGTCAATGGCAAGATCCCTGGACGCCGATCTGTCGGCGCAAGTTGGGGACGACTCCCTGGCGCAGTCTTAA